One Parasphingorhabdus cellanae genomic region harbors:
- a CDS encoding retropepsin-like aspartic protease — MRLIMMMGLLMASGASPQSAENMALSTPVEKTTASASDTKIIPIYMSADRALVMLRIADGHPVPVVFDTGTNGNLLDKKMADGLGLPNIGPSRAIDGSTGKPVPGYDSFIKDARLGGVAIADDRATVLPYDLTDEIGIFGPNSFPDRLVEMDGPGSQLIIRAKTPANIPKGEALPYKDSSGSPLPFAVVIIDNLAITATLDSGNNVALRLPMGYKDKLDLQAPPVPAGIAVSAAGSQPTFKARLKGSLQIGSFTFDQPEVQFMEGGHPNVGLPILRKLSIIYDHSGSRSWILPPKS, encoded by the coding sequence ATGCGCTTGATCATGATGATGGGCTTGCTGATGGCCAGTGGAGCATCTCCCCAGTCCGCCGAAAACATGGCGCTTTCCACTCCTGTCGAAAAAACGACGGCATCGGCATCAGATACAAAGATAATCCCGATATATATGTCAGCAGACCGCGCTTTAGTCATGTTGCGAATTGCGGATGGACATCCCGTACCGGTTGTTTTCGATACAGGAACTAATGGTAATTTGCTTGATAAAAAAATGGCAGACGGCCTGGGTCTACCGAATATCGGACCGTCACGAGCGATTGACGGCAGCACGGGTAAACCGGTTCCCGGCTATGATAGTTTCATAAAGGACGCTCGTTTGGGCGGCGTGGCGATTGCCGATGATCGCGCGACCGTATTACCCTATGATTTGACTGATGAAATTGGGATATTTGGGCCTAACAGTTTTCCTGATCGTCTGGTCGAAATGGATGGTCCGGGCAGCCAACTGATCATTCGTGCGAAAACGCCTGCCAACATCCCTAAAGGCGAAGCTTTGCCCTACAAGGATTCTTCGGGAAGTCCTTTGCCCTTCGCCGTTGTTATTATCGATAATCTCGCAATTACGGCCACGCTTGATAGTGGCAATAACGTAGCGCTTCGTCTGCCAATGGGCTATAAAGATAAGCTCGATCTTCAAGCGCCGCCGGTGCCTGCGGGTATTGCGGTTTCTGCAGCCGGAAGCCAGCCGACTTTCAAGGCAAGATTAAAGGGTTCGTTGCAAATCGGATCTTTCACATTCGATCAGCCAGAGGTTCAATTTATGGAAGGCGGGCATCCCAATGTGGGGCTACCGATATTGCGCAAATTGTCGATAATATATGACCATAGCGGTTCACGCTCCTGGATATTACCGCCAAAATCCTGA
- the xth gene encoding exodeoxyribonuclease III, with amino-acid sequence MSDTLKVVSWNINSVRARIEIVERFLKEEAPDVLCLQETKVRDDQFPEGVFRQLGYNHLILNGQPMHHGVAMISRVPLHKDERFDWQANGEARHVGARLENGIRIENVYIPAGGEIPNRDENPKFGQKLDFYQRMTDWSSSLDTPTILLGDFNVAPLESDVWSHKQLINVVSHTQIEIDVMAKLQAAHDWVDIGRKFIPDPERLYTWWSYRARDWRASDKGRRLDHVWVSPELADKATGHVVHEDARGWTKPSDHAPLITEFKF; translated from the coding sequence ATGAGTGATACCCTGAAAGTCGTGAGCTGGAATATTAACAGCGTCCGCGCCCGAATCGAAATTGTCGAACGATTTTTGAAGGAAGAAGCACCAGATGTTCTCTGCCTACAGGAGACCAAGGTCCGCGATGATCAGTTTCCCGAAGGGGTCTTCCGCCAATTGGGCTATAATCATTTGATTTTGAACGGTCAGCCTATGCATCATGGCGTTGCAATGATCAGCCGCGTTCCGTTGCACAAAGATGAACGGTTCGATTGGCAAGCCAATGGCGAGGCTAGGCATGTCGGTGCACGTCTCGAAAATGGCATTCGTATCGAGAATGTCTATATCCCGGCGGGTGGAGAAATTCCGAACCGTGACGAAAACCCGAAATTCGGTCAGAAACTGGATTTCTATCAGCGTATGACCGACTGGTCTTCGTCCTTAGATACACCGACGATATTGCTGGGCGATTTTAACGTCGCCCCCCTAGAATCAGATGTATGGAGCCACAAACAGTTGATCAATGTTGTTAGCCATACGCAAATTGAAATAGATGTAATGGCTAAGCTACAGGCTGCGCATGACTGGGTCGACATTGGCCGCAAGTTCATACCCGACCCCGAGCGCCTTTATACATGGTGGAGTTACCGCGCACGCGATTGGCGTGCGTCCGATAAAGGGCGACGACTGGACCATGTCTGGGTCAGTCCGGAATTGGCCGACAAAGCAACTGGCCATGTTGTTCATGAAGACGCTCGCGGCTGGACCAAACCGTCTGACCACGCTCCGCTTATTACGGAATTTAAATTTTAA
- a CDS encoding vWA domain-containing protein, translated as MRNSRAGALQNAPVSVAPPPPPPPPPPSSKAAPVSQSIAGGAIARQSRITPPGPYPYPYPRPQTQDREQYAGKDVASIKRVVDEPVSTFAVDVDTGSYSNVRRFLKDGKMPPEAAVRTEEMINYFRYDYPAPTSRDVPFSVSTDISTTPWNDASRLLRIGLRGYDVNSGERPRANLVFLVDVSGSMGSEDKLPLVKSTLTYLANELRSDDRVSIVVYSGTVGLLLAPTSNKSHVREAVDCLYASGSTAGGDALKLAYSTARQHFLKGGINRIIMATDGDFNVGTSSTDQLKKIVAKERESGVNLTMLGYGTGNIRDELMEGIANVGNGNYAYIDSAMEAQKVLGDELSSTLFTIAKDVKIQIEFNPAHVKEYRLIGYENRLLAEEDFDNDKVDAGDIGAGHQVTALYEIMPSKSSGWLPERRYPANRTVKGQSGFKGEMAQVKLRYKLPGGTKSRLIKRQIGSKGLLGANAPSGDMAFAVAVAAFGQKLRGDKYLGDYGFQNIEKLSGSGGDFWRQEFRKLSNLAQNQT; from the coding sequence GTGAGAAATAGCCGTGCAGGCGCGCTGCAAAACGCACCGGTTTCTGTTGCGCCGCCGCCTCCACCTCCTCCACCGCCGCCATCATCCAAGGCGGCGCCAGTCAGCCAATCAATTGCTGGCGGAGCTATCGCTCGTCAAAGTCGGATCACACCGCCCGGCCCATATCCTTATCCTTATCCACGGCCACAAACACAGGACCGCGAGCAATATGCTGGCAAGGATGTGGCAAGCATAAAGCGGGTCGTCGACGAGCCGGTTTCTACTTTTGCCGTGGATGTCGACACCGGCAGCTATTCAAATGTTCGTCGTTTTTTGAAAGACGGTAAAATGCCGCCGGAAGCAGCGGTGCGGACTGAGGAAATGATCAATTATTTCCGCTATGATTATCCTGCACCCACCAGCCGGGACGTGCCGTTTAGTGTATCTACTGATATTTCCACTACGCCCTGGAATGATGCCAGCCGCTTGCTCCGCATTGGACTGCGGGGATATGATGTAAATAGCGGCGAGCGGCCCCGGGCCAATCTGGTATTTCTAGTCGATGTTTCCGGCTCGATGGGCAGCGAAGACAAATTACCGCTGGTTAAATCCACATTGACTTATCTCGCAAATGAACTGCGCAGCGACGACCGGGTATCGATTGTTGTCTATTCCGGAACAGTCGGTCTTCTGCTTGCGCCAACTTCCAACAAAAGCCACGTCAGAGAAGCGGTTGACTGTCTCTATGCCAGCGGCTCAACTGCCGGTGGTGATGCTCTGAAGCTAGCCTATTCTACTGCACGTCAACATTTCCTGAAAGGTGGCATTAACCGGATCATCATGGCGACAGACGGTGACTTTAACGTTGGCACCTCCAGTACCGATCAGTTAAAAAAGATCGTCGCCAAAGAGCGGGAATCCGGTGTGAACTTGACTATGCTTGGCTACGGCACTGGCAACATCCGCGATGAGCTTATGGAAGGCATCGCCAATGTCGGTAACGGCAACTACGCCTATATTGACAGCGCCATGGAGGCGCAAAAAGTGTTGGGAGACGAGCTTAGCTCCACATTGTTCACCATCGCCAAAGATGTCAAAATCCAGATTGAGTTTAATCCCGCGCATGTGAAGGAATATCGCTTGATCGGTTATGAGAACCGTCTTCTGGCAGAAGAGGATTTCGACAATGATAAAGTCGACGCGGGCGATATTGGAGCGGGTCACCAAGTGACGGCACTGTATGAAATCATGCCGTCAAAATCATCCGGTTGGTTACCTGAACGCCGATATCCCGCAAATCGCACTGTCAAAGGCCAGTCGGGTTTCAAGGGTGAAATGGCCCAGGTTAAATTGCGCTACAAGCTGCCCGGCGGCACCAAATCCCGTCTGATTAAACGGCAAATAGGCTCCAAAGGTCTACTCGGTGCAAATGCACCTAGCGGAGATATGGCCTTTGCCGTCGCAGTTGCCGCTTTTGGCCAGAAACTGCGTGGAGACAAATATCTCGGCGACTATGGCTTTCAGAATATCGAAAAACTTTCCGGCAGCGGCGGGGATTTCTGGCGTCAGGAATTTCGCAAACTGAGTAACTTAGCTCAGAATCAAACCTGA
- a CDS encoding L,D-transpeptidase family protein: MSVLRVDTDRLTLTFNRQVVSCTVGRNGPCRADQKREGDGHTPVGNWPIRVVLFRPGRSAPAPGLKLPWRWIGLQDGWSDDPVDPAYNRPVRLPHPFSAEALIRDDPLYDIIVILGHNDKPPLAVKGSAIFLHICYKNRATEGCIAIDRTAMDALLPTLESGDVLEII, from the coding sequence TTGAGCGTCCTTCGCGTTGATACGGATCGTCTAACACTCACATTCAACCGGCAGGTGGTGAGCTGCACCGTTGGTCGCAATGGCCCATGTCGGGCTGATCAAAAGCGGGAAGGCGATGGCCATACGCCAGTTGGCAATTGGCCAATCCGAGTGGTTTTATTTCGTCCTGGCCGTAGTGCTCCGGCACCGGGACTGAAACTGCCATGGCGTTGGATTGGCTTGCAAGATGGTTGGTCCGATGATCCGGTTGATCCAGCTTACAACCGACCGGTTAGACTGCCCCACCCGTTTAGCGCGGAAGCCCTTATCCGGGATGATCCGCTATACGATATAATTGTTATCCTTGGCCATAATGATAAGCCGCCATTGGCTGTTAAGGGCAGTGCGATTTTCCTCCATATCTGTTATAAAAACAGAGCTACGGAAGGCTGTATCGCTATTGATCGCACAGCAATGGACGCATTGTTGCCGACGTTGGAATCAGGCGACGTCCTGGAGATAATCTAA
- the ribA gene encoding GTP cyclohydrolase II — protein sequence MAPPVSSESARARRAAKAIDALRRGWPIGVEAADGVLNLLPVETVDLDQHLSSRSEVKLLISSSRADTLKLLNQRASADPALPVQISLTYAATAEEIIAIADPVLDMQHPMKGPFLSEELAHPEAAKTAMELARHGGLLPAFLVMDEPAEDKLRIDDVTAYADSNALVISAHAKLPVAADAKAHIYGFRSEADSTDHVALVVGERDETTPVVRLHSECLTGDVLGSLKCDCGPQLHAALGQMSEANWGVLLYLRQEGRGIGLINKLRAYALQDQGFDTVDANQRLGFAIDARDFSIAARMLDLLNIPAVKLLTNNPEKVEGLEGCGVSVEERLPVKIAANPHNEYYLDTKRDRTGHKL from the coding sequence ATGGCGCCACCTGTTTCCTCTGAATCCGCACGCGCGCGGCGCGCGGCAAAGGCGATCGATGCGCTAAGGCGCGGTTGGCCGATAGGTGTTGAGGCGGCTGATGGCGTGCTGAATCTGCTCCCTGTCGAAACAGTAGATCTCGATCAACATCTGTCTTCGCGTTCTGAGGTAAAACTTCTCATTTCATCAAGCCGGGCGGACACATTGAAATTGTTAAACCAGCGTGCTTCCGCTGACCCAGCCTTGCCTGTTCAAATCAGTTTGACCTATGCGGCCACTGCCGAGGAGATTATAGCGATTGCCGATCCGGTGCTGGATATGCAGCACCCTATGAAAGGCCCATTTTTAAGTGAAGAGCTGGCCCACCCTGAAGCGGCTAAAACGGCTATGGAGTTGGCGCGGCATGGTGGATTGCTTCCAGCCTTTTTAGTCATGGATGAGCCGGCTGAAGACAAGCTGCGAATTGATGATGTAACCGCTTATGCCGATTCCAATGCGTTGGTCATCAGCGCCCATGCCAAATTGCCTGTGGCGGCCGATGCCAAGGCTCATATCTATGGCTTCCGCAGTGAAGCGGATTCAACCGATCATGTGGCATTGGTTGTCGGCGAACGGGATGAAACGACCCCTGTGGTTCGTCTGCACAGCGAATGTCTAACGGGCGATGTGTTGGGCAGCCTGAAATGCGATTGCGGACCGCAGCTCCACGCGGCGTTGGGCCAGATGAGCGAGGCCAATTGGGGTGTGCTTTTATATCTGCGGCAAGAGGGGCGCGGGATTGGGTTGATCAATAAGCTTCGGGCTTATGCTTTGCAGGACCAGGGATTTGATACTGTCGATGCTAACCAGCGTCTGGGCTTTGCCATCGATGCGCGCGATTTTTCGATCGCTGCACGGATGCTTGATTTGCTTAATATCCCGGCGGTCAAGCTACTCACCAATAATCCAGAAAAAGTTGAAGGTCTGGAGGGTTGTGGGGTATCGGTAGAAGAGCGTCTTCCGGTCAAGATTGCCGCCAATCCGCATAATGAATATTATCTCGATACCAAACGGGACCGCACTGGCCACAAGCTTTGA
- a CDS encoding universal stress protein, with amino-acid sequence MKTILLHVFEDSGFESRLQVALDVARGYDGHLTCVQPTTQFAPMSFGPMGGDFVTGINFEDMDAAERAHRERIEQRLKEEDVSWDWQTGLGDPATLLTERSRLADLVIVSQSYGKRNAGDEPLPIAGDVAVHAHCAILVVPIESSSYDCQKPMVVAWNGSAEAAKAVRLALPMLKLASEVHLVTVGDDDGDFPHTAASTFLARHGVSTVLHILKGKGNEASDIIAEFAIEKGAAALVMGAYGHSRLRETLFGGVTKNLLNDTRIPLVMGH; translated from the coding sequence TTGAAAACAATATTATTGCATGTGTTTGAAGATAGTGGTTTTGAATCGCGGCTACAGGTCGCTTTGGACGTTGCCCGAGGTTATGATGGACATCTGACTTGTGTTCAGCCGACAACACAATTTGCACCAATGTCTTTCGGTCCGATGGGCGGCGATTTTGTCACTGGGATAAATTTCGAAGATATGGATGCGGCGGAACGGGCGCATCGCGAACGGATCGAGCAACGCCTGAAAGAAGAAGATGTCTCTTGGGATTGGCAAACCGGGTTGGGTGATCCGGCAACGTTGTTGACGGAACGGAGTCGCCTCGCCGACCTAGTTATCGTCAGCCAATCTTATGGTAAGCGCAATGCCGGTGATGAACCGTTGCCGATTGCTGGTGATGTGGCGGTGCATGCTCATTGCGCTATATTGGTGGTACCAATTGAAAGCAGTTCTTATGATTGCCAGAAACCGATGGTCGTCGCATGGAACGGGTCTGCCGAAGCAGCTAAAGCCGTGCGATTAGCTTTGCCGATGCTCAAATTGGCCAGCGAGGTTCACTTGGTGACAGTCGGCGATGATGATGGTGATTTTCCTCATACAGCTGCGTCGACTTTTCTTGCGCGGCATGGCGTTTCGACAGTGCTCCATATATTAAAGGGCAAGGGGAACGAGGCTTCTGATATTATAGCTGAATTTGCGATAGAGAAGGGGGCTGCCGCGTTAGTAATGGGCGCTTACGGGCATAGCCGCCTGCGCGAAACCTTATTCGGTGGGGTAACCAAAAATCTACTCAACGATACAAGAATACCCCTGGTAATGGGGCATTAG
- a CDS encoding M48 family metalloprotease — translation MKNDDTLLTRRQIMVIAALAGGISASAPLHAQFNLKKGLGAAGKVAKAGSYNDEEMAVYFDQMAADMDGRNPVAGPNDPYGKRISGLSKGLKNHDGLDLDIKAYLVRDVNAFAMANGTIRVFAGLMDEFTDDEIRYVIGHEIGHVKEGHTKKRMQGALQKEAAFGVADAAGGKVGKIANSKLGKLFGDVISSQHSQKHEKEADDYAMAFMKQKQYEPMACVTALDKLAGMGGGSGGLPWLQTHPSPEARAKRMRKQLA, via the coding sequence TTGAAAAACGACGATACCTTACTCACACGGCGGCAGATCATGGTGATCGCAGCGCTGGCTGGCGGGATAAGCGCAAGCGCGCCATTGCACGCGCAGTTTAATCTGAAAAAAGGTCTGGGAGCGGCGGGCAAAGTAGCCAAAGCTGGATCCTATAACGACGAAGAAATGGCTGTCTATTTCGATCAGATGGCGGCTGATATGGATGGCCGCAATCCGGTGGCAGGACCCAATGATCCTTACGGCAAACGCATTTCCGGGCTGTCAAAAGGCCTCAAAAATCACGATGGTCTGGATCTTGATATCAAAGCTTACCTGGTCCGTGATGTGAACGCTTTTGCTATGGCCAATGGTACTATCCGGGTCTTTGCGGGGCTGATGGATGAATTCACCGATGACGAAATACGCTATGTAATCGGCCATGAAATCGGCCATGTGAAAGAAGGCCACACTAAAAAACGTATGCAAGGCGCTTTGCAGAAAGAAGCCGCCTTTGGAGTCGCTGATGCTGCAGGCGGAAAAGTTGGGAAAATAGCCAATTCCAAGCTTGGTAAGTTATTTGGTGATGTGATCAGCTCTCAGCACTCCCAAAAGCATGAAAAAGAGGCAGATGACTATGCCATGGCCTTCATGAAGCAAAAGCAATATGAACCGATGGCCTGTGTAACCGCGCTGGATAAACTTGCTGGCATGGGCGGCGGCAGCGGTGGTCTGCCGTGGCTGCAAACCCATCCAAGCCCGGAAGCGCGAGCAAAACGGATGCGCAAACAGCTCGCGTAA
- a CDS encoding OmpA family protein — MEIGGKILVGVAATVILALVGHYTTGDNYVTGLEKAAQTELTAQGMDGVNVTFSRDPLARNAVLDGDVSEDMKQKALNSVSGITGVYSAVWAGDGTIAADKTDDRNRDVNAAVTQCQTGVDQAIDGEKLSFRSGSAYISPASNKLLDKIAAALKPCSDVTIAVGGHTDNNGNAQVNKILSQERADRVRAGLVERGIPENLVTATGFGAEKPLASGDGPGADAQNRRIEFNVQATNNNQINDAKSQQGG, encoded by the coding sequence ATGGAAATTGGGGGTAAGATATTAGTTGGTGTTGCCGCCACTGTTATTTTGGCGCTCGTCGGCCACTACACCACGGGCGATAATTACGTCACTGGTCTTGAAAAAGCAGCGCAAACCGAATTGACCGCGCAGGGCATGGACGGTGTTAACGTTACGTTCTCACGCGACCCTCTAGCTCGCAATGCTGTTCTTGATGGCGATGTTTCTGAAGATATGAAACAAAAGGCACTTAATTCTGTCTCTGGAATTACCGGTGTCTACAGTGCGGTCTGGGCAGGCGACGGCACAATTGCAGCTGACAAAACGGACGATCGCAATCGAGATGTGAATGCTGCAGTGACACAATGTCAAACTGGCGTCGATCAAGCGATTGACGGCGAAAAACTAAGCTTCCGGTCTGGCAGCGCCTACATCTCACCTGCATCCAATAAACTGCTGGACAAAATAGCGGCTGCTCTCAAGCCTTGTTCGGACGTGACAATCGCTGTCGGTGGACATACGGACAATAACGGCAATGCTCAGGTCAACAAAATCCTGTCTCAAGAACGAGCTGATCGTGTGCGTGCAGGTCTGGTTGAGCGCGGTATTCCGGAAAACCTTGTCACAGCAACTGGCTTCGGCGCTGAGAAACCATTGGCCTCAGGCGATGGTCCCGGTGCCGATGCTCAGAACCGCCGCATTGAGTTTAATGTGCAGGCGACAAATAATAACCAAATAAATGATGCGAAATCGCAACAGGGGGGATGA
- the purD gene encoding phosphoribosylamine--glycine ligase encodes MNILLLGSGGREHALAWKLAQSPSLEKFYASPGNPGIAQHAECVKLDVLDHAEVIQFCGRNRIDLVVVGPEAPLVDGLAGSLRDADILVFGPDAAPAQLEGSKGFTKDLCARANIPTAGYVRATNQNDALAALDKFSIPVVIKADGLAAGKGVIIAETREQAQDSIAMMFEGGFGDAGAEVVIEEFLTGEEASFFAITDGKNVISFGTAQDHKRVGEGDIGPNTGGMGAYSPAPVLTNVLQKQVMEKIIRPTVDTLAAEGMPYSGVLFAGLMLTETGPQLIEYNARFGDPECQVLMMRLKSDLAAIMRATAKGELGQMSAPEFDSQSALTVVMAANGYPSTPEKGGKIQNLARAEREGTKIFHAGTAEVDGKLVANGGRVLNVTALGNNTTEAQTKAYAAVDQINFESGFCRRDIGWREVARENS; translated from the coding sequence ATGAATATCCTGTTGCTCGGGTCTGGTGGCCGTGAACATGCCTTGGCATGGAAGCTGGCGCAATCCCCGTCGCTAGAGAAATTTTATGCCAGCCCAGGCAATCCTGGCATCGCGCAACATGCCGAATGCGTGAAACTGGATGTTCTGGATCATGCCGAGGTAATCCAGTTCTGCGGGCGGAACAGAATTGATCTGGTGGTGGTGGGACCGGAGGCTCCACTGGTCGACGGACTGGCTGGAAGCCTGCGTGATGCAGATATTCTAGTTTTTGGCCCTGACGCCGCACCGGCACAGCTTGAAGGCTCGAAAGGTTTTACCAAAGATCTTTGCGCCCGCGCTAATATTCCGACCGCTGGCTATGTCCGCGCAACGAATCAGAACGACGCACTGGCGGCGCTCGACAAATTTTCCATCCCTGTGGTGATCAAGGCTGATGGTCTAGCGGCTGGCAAAGGTGTCATCATCGCCGAAACCCGGGAACAAGCTCAAGATTCGATTGCGATGATGTTTGAAGGCGGCTTTGGCGATGCTGGCGCAGAAGTCGTGATCGAGGAATTTCTGACCGGAGAAGAAGCCAGTTTCTTTGCTATTACCGATGGCAAAAATGTGATCTCCTTTGGCACCGCTCAGGATCACAAGCGTGTTGGAGAAGGCGATATTGGCCCCAACACTGGGGGCATGGGTGCCTATAGCCCTGCCCCCGTTTTGACCAATGTGTTGCAAAAGCAAGTAATGGAAAAGATCATCCGGCCCACCGTCGACACGCTCGCCGCAGAAGGCATGCCCTATAGCGGCGTCCTTTTTGCCGGGCTGATGCTAACCGAAACCGGTCCGCAGTTGATTGAATATAACGCCCGCTTTGGCGATCCGGAATGTCAGGTGCTGATGATGCGCCTCAAATCCGATCTCGCCGCAATTATGCGCGCCACCGCCAAGGGCGAGCTCGGCCAAATGAGCGCTCCGGAATTTGACTCGCAATCTGCCTTGACCGTTGTAATGGCCGCCAACGGCTATCCGAGCACGCCGGAAAAAGGCGGGAAAATTCAAAACCTCGCCCGCGCTGAACGAGAAGGCACAAAAATCTTTCACGCTGGAACCGCCGAAGTCGATGGCAAACTGGTTGCCAATGGCGGCCGCGTTCTGAACGTCACCGCCTTGGGCAACAACACAACCGAAGCGCAAACCAAGGCCTATGCAGCCGTCGACCAGATCAATTTTGAAAGCGGCTTTTGCCGCCGAGATATAGGTTGGCGAGAGGTTGCAAGGGAAAACAGCTGA
- a CDS encoding DUF2093 domain-containing protein: MLMSNRNKVAKLYYMPNGFRPLSSGDHVLCAITSEQIPLEDLRYWSVEKQEPYASAQISAQAHLPEEEK; the protein is encoded by the coding sequence ATGTTAATGTCCAATCGCAACAAGGTCGCAAAGCTCTATTATATGCCCAACGGCTTTCGCCCGCTTTCATCCGGTGATCATGTTTTATGTGCGATTACCAGCGAGCAGATACCGCTCGAAGACCTGCGCTATTGGAGCGTCGAGAAGCAGGAGCCTTATGCTTCCGCCCAAATCTCCGCCCAAGCGCATTTGCCAGAAGAGGAAAAATAA
- the xseA gene encoding exodeoxyribonuclease VII large subunit: protein MNDSLSLDAKLLAESGEGDNAAPLSVSEISGSLKRVVEDSFGYVRIRGEISGYKRAASGHVYLALKDDKAVLDGVMWKGNAGRLPFQPEDGIEVVVSGKLTTYPGRSKYQVVIDKMELAGEGALMQLFEKLKAKLQTEGLFDQDRKRAIPFLPKTIGVVTSPTGSVIRDILHRLADRCPSHVVVWPVLVQGDGAAKQITGAINGFSNMADDGPGARPDLIIVARGGGSIEDLWSFNEEEVVRAVADCSIPVISAVGHETDTTLCDFAADLRAPTPTAAAEMAVPVRAEWLASLSETKARMARSVQRGFATAQERLEAQRRLMPALTDLLRPHQQRVDELSDGMKYAMGQNVGQARSRFSASEGALRPAMLRQRLATGQGRLERLDLPVTLVKRPLDDAKQRLDSLWRLAQQVSPDGPLKRGYARISTLDGGFVGSRDKALSAGAVNLHFHDGEVGAQITGEPVAKPKKTPQKAGPKTSRVKKPADDRQQDLF, encoded by the coding sequence ATGAACGACTCTCTCTCTTTAGACGCGAAACTCCTAGCCGAGAGTGGCGAGGGCGACAATGCCGCTCCGTTATCTGTTTCGGAAATTTCCGGCTCATTAAAACGGGTGGTTGAGGATAGCTTTGGCTATGTGCGGATCCGGGGCGAGATTTCCGGCTATAAGCGCGCCGCTTCTGGTCATGTCTACCTAGCGCTTAAAGACGACAAGGCTGTGCTGGACGGCGTGATGTGGAAGGGCAATGCGGGGCGACTTCCCTTCCAGCCGGAGGACGGGATTGAAGTTGTCGTCTCTGGCAAGCTCACCACTTATCCCGGTCGTTCCAAATATCAGGTTGTGATTGATAAGATGGAACTGGCGGGTGAGGGCGCGCTGATGCAGCTTTTTGAGAAGCTGAAGGCCAAGTTGCAGACTGAAGGGCTGTTTGATCAGGACCGCAAGCGCGCTATTCCGTTTTTGCCTAAAACCATTGGTGTGGTGACATCGCCCACCGGTTCAGTGATCCGTGATATCTTGCACCGGCTGGCGGATCGTTGTCCCAGTCACGTCGTCGTTTGGCCGGTATTGGTTCAGGGCGATGGCGCTGCCAAGCAGATTACCGGGGCGATTAACGGTTTTTCGAATATGGCGGACGATGGCCCGGGGGCGCGGCCCGACCTGATAATCGTCGCGCGTGGTGGCGGGTCTATTGAAGATCTGTGGAGTTTTAACGAGGAAGAGGTCGTGCGCGCGGTGGCGGATTGCTCAATTCCTGTAATTTCGGCTGTGGGCCATGAAACGGACACAACGCTTTGCGATTTTGCGGCTGATTTGCGGGCGCCCACACCAACCGCAGCCGCGGAAATGGCGGTTCCCGTGCGCGCCGAATGGCTGGCCTCGCTCAGTGAAACCAAAGCGCGTATGGCGCGGTCGGTTCAGCGCGGCTTTGCCACAGCACAGGAACGGCTGGAGGCGCAGCGCCGCCTGATGCCAGCGCTTACGGACTTGTTGCGACCGCATCAGCAGCGGGTGGACGAACTTTCCGACGGTATGAAATATGCGATGGGACAAAATGTCGGGCAAGCGCGTAGCCGATTTTCGGCATCGGAAGGGGCATTGCGCCCGGCCATGCTTCGCCAAAGGCTAGCAACGGGGCAAGGCCGACTGGAACGGCTTGATTTACCGGTGACGCTGGTAAAGCGCCCTTTGGATGATGCTAAGCAGCGGCTCGACAGCCTGTGGCGGCTGGCGCAGCAAGTGTCGCCTGACGGCCCGCTAAAACGAGGTTATGCTAGAATATCAACGCTGGATGGCGGATTTGTTGGTAGTCGGGACAAAGCGCTTAGCGCTGGTGCGGTGAACTTGCATTTTCATGATGGTGAAGTTGGCGCTCAAATTACCGGTGAACCGGTCGCGAAGCCAAAAAAAACACCGCAAAAAGCTGGGCCAAAAACATCGCGAGTAAAAAAACCGGCAGATGACAGGCAACAGGATTTGTTCTAG